One Helianthus annuus cultivar XRQ/B chromosome 7, HanXRQr2.0-SUNRISE, whole genome shotgun sequence genomic region harbors:
- the LOC110867397 gene encoding 16 kDa phloem protein 1, with amino-acid sequence MTIGILEVNLVDAHGLSRTDFLNKIDPYVLIQYRSQEHKTSIAKGQGSNPKWNEKFKFRVEYPGADKQPKLVLKIMDHDTFSSDDYIGQTTIYLKEVLEQGVANGSAELHSQKYRVVGSTQNYCGDMQVGITFTPRVETQTYAQEFGGWKESQW; translated from the exons ATGACTATCGGAATATTGGAGGTGAATCTAGTTGATGCTCACGGTCTCAGCAGAACCGATTTCCTAA ACAAAATAGATCCATATGTGTTGATCCAATACAGGAGTCAAGAACACAAAACAAGTATTGCCAAAG GGCAGGGAAGTAACCCGAAATGGAACGAAAAATTTAAATTCAGGGTGGAATATCCGGGAGCTGACAAACAACCTAAGCTTGTTCTCAAGATTATGGACCATGACACCTTCTCATCCGATGACTACATCGGACAAACAAC gatatacttgaaagaagtatTGGAACAAGGAGTTGCCAATGGAAGCGCTGAACTACATTCTCAAAAGTATCGCGTTGTGGGTAGTACCCAAAACTATTGTGGAGATATGCAAGTCGGGATCACCTTCACCCCAAGG GTTGAAACTCAAACTTATGCACAAGAATTTGGAGGATGGAAAGAGAGTCAGTGGTAA
- the LOC110868835 gene encoding serine/arginine-rich SC35-like splicing factor SCL30 isoform X1, with the protein MRRYSPAYHSPPRRHGGRPRSPPPRRGYGGGERGRPKDQNQGSLLVRNIPLNCRPEELRVPFERFGVVRDVYLPKNYYTGKSGSVLQQNRKKSKNVLVLDNIDFKFKSLQENSRFLKLPICHSYLIVKEKREPRGFAFVQFVDPYDAVEAQYHMNERMFAGREISVVLASDTRKRPEEMRRRARVRGPSGHEGRRSYHGGRSRSRSRSRSPRRPSGSRSRHRSRSYSPAPKRRRDYSPSPVRRAPRSPRDSRDYDGADDQNGDRRIPHESDGGNTRYRSSPGGASRSPSGSRSRSADIASPRDKGYTSPS; encoded by the exons ATGAGGAGATACAGTCCAGCGTACCACAGTCCGCCGCGTAGGCATGGAGGTCGACCAAGAAGCCCTCCACCCAGAAGAGGTTATGGTGGTGGTGAAAGAGGGAGGCCCAAAGATCAAAATCAGGGTAGTCTTTTGGTTCGCAATATTCCCTTAAATTGCAG GCCCGAAGAGCTTCGTGTGCCGTTTGAACGGTTTGGAGTGGTGAGAGATGTGTATCTACCGAAGAACTATTATACAGG AAAGAGCGGTTCAGTTCTTCAACAAAATAGGAAGAAGTCGAAGAACGTTTTAGTTTTGGACAACATTGATTTCAAGTTCAAATCTTTACAAGAAAATTCAAGATTTTTGAAGTTGCCAATTTGTCATTCGTACTTGATTGTAAAGGAAAAAAG GGAACCACGTGGATTTGCGTTTGTGCAGTTTGTGGATCCGTATGACGCTGTAGAAGCCCAATATCACATGAACGAGCGTATGTTTGCTGGTAGGGAGATTTCCGTTGTTCTTGCTTCCGACACAAGAAAGAGGCCCGAGGAGATGCGTCGAAGAGCTAGGGTCAG GGGACCCTCAGGTCATGAAGGCCGGCGATCTTATCATG GTGGGCGATCTCGGTCGCGTTCTCGTTCTCGCTCCCCTCGTCGTCCTTCAGGTTCTAGAAGCCGTCATCGGTCAAG GTCCTATTCTCCTGCTCCTAAAAGAAGACGAGATTATTCTCCATCCCCGGTTAGAAGAGCTCCTCGATCACCGAGAGATTCTCGGGATTATGACGGTGCTGATGATCAGAATGGTGATAG GAGGATTCCACATGAATCTGATGGAGGAAACACGCGGTACAGGTCATCTCCTGGCGGAGCATCACGGTCGCCATCTGGATCTAGGTCAAGATCTGCGGATATAGCGTCACCGCGCGATAAGGGTTATACAAGCCCTAGTTGA
- the LOC110888177 gene encoding uncharacterized protein LOC110888177, whose amino-acid sequence MERFVKESMNIKDVPEVMKISSFINGLKHAQLCEKLGEEFPPSFDNLMDRVRAFVRGKDTVSKAKETDTTPRRAAPTARPIEKGTPYSRKPPFDRMLHDRARPSYSPYRPRGRGPPPYPDSFTPLVKTPSEILATERVKNSFPRPPPIKPGPKAQPNEYCEFHKGFGHKTDDCMYLKREIEAAVKTGRLAHLVKEIKEGGGDRKGRDAREPGRADVDMIRRRNEFDVTRSVKARILGSPNCMKTPILMPYLEENEVQWLPLNISAVIAGHKVSRIHVDGGSGVEVIYGHCFLRFDRDIRDRLEEDSIPLVGFNNSVSHPLGKIKLPFTVGVGDRVRTINLTFTVVRAPSKYNAILGRPEIGDLQAQASTPHGALVFQTPKGLAWVKSAYEVVSLVSKGEEPGKTQGRKVE is encoded by the coding sequence ATGGAAAGGTTTGTCAAAGAAAGCATGAACATCAAGGATGTTCCGGAGGTCATGAAAATCAGTAGCTTTATAAATGGGCTGAAGCATGCACAGCTGTGTGAAAAGCTGGGAGAGGAGTTCCCACCTTCCTTCGATAATCTCATGGACAGGGTCAGGGCTTTCGTCCGGGGAAAGGATACGGTCAGCAAGGCTAAGGAGACGGACACTACACCCCGAAGGGCTGCTCCAACAGCAAGACCCATTGAAAAAGGTACTCCCTATTCCCGAAAGCCTCCCTTTGATAGAATGTTACATGACAGGGCAAGGCCCTCATACTCCCCCTACAGACCCCGAGGGAGGGGCCCTCCCCCTTACCCTGACAGCTTCACCCCCCTCGTCAAAACTCCAAGTGAGATACTGGCCACGGAAAGAGTGAAGAATTCTTTCCCGAGGCCACCCCCCATAAAGCCAGGACCCAAAGCACAGCCGAATGAATACTGTGAATTTCATAAGGGCTTCGGGCACAAAACCGATGATTGCATGTACCTTAAGAGGGAAATCGAGGCGGCGGTGAAGACGGGAAGACTGGCCCACCTGGTCAAGGAAATCAAAGAAGGGGGAGGGGATCGTAAGGGAAGAGATGCAAGAGAGCCTGGGAGGGCAGATGTTGATATGAtaagaaggagaaatgaatttGATGTTACCCGAAGTGTTAAGGCCAGAATCCTAGGCTCTCCGAACTGCATGAAAACTCCCATCCTCATGCCGTACTTAGAAGAAAACGAAGTACAATGGCTTCCGCTGAATATCTCAGCTGTGATAGCTGGACACAAAGTGTCTAGAATACACGTAGACGGAGGATCCGGCGTTGAGGTAATATATGGACATTGCTTCCTCAGATTCGACAGAGATATAAGAGATAGACTGGAGGAGGACTCTATCCCGTTGGTGGGATTCAACAACAGTGTGTCACACCCCCTGGGAAAGATCAAGCTCCCATTTACAGTCGGTGTAGGGGACAGGGTCCGAACAATCAATTTGACCTTCACTGTAGTCAGGGCACCCTCCAAATACAACGCGATTTTGGGAAGACCCGAGATCGGAGATCTGCAAGCACAAGCATCCACTCCTCACGGGGCGTTGGTATTCCAAACACCAAAGGGCCTTGCATGGGTTAAGTCAGCCTACGAGGTAGTCTCTTTAGTATCCAAAGGGGAGGAACCCGGGAAGACCCAAGGGAGGAAGGTGGAATAA
- the LOC110868835 gene encoding serine/arginine-rich SC35-like splicing factor SCL30 isoform X2: MRRYSPAYHSPPRRHGGRPRSPPPRRGYGGGERGRPKDQNQGSLLVRNIPLNCRPEELRVPFERFGVVRDVYLPKNYYTGEPRGFAFVQFVDPYDAVEAQYHMNERMFAGREISVVLASDTRKRPEEMRRRARVRGPSGHEGRRSYHGGRSRSRSRSRSPRRPSGSRSRHRSRSYSPAPKRRRDYSPSPVRRAPRSPRDSRDYDGADDQNGDRRIPHESDGGNTRYRSSPGGASRSPSGSRSRSADIASPRDKGYTSPS, translated from the exons ATGAGGAGATACAGTCCAGCGTACCACAGTCCGCCGCGTAGGCATGGAGGTCGACCAAGAAGCCCTCCACCCAGAAGAGGTTATGGTGGTGGTGAAAGAGGGAGGCCCAAAGATCAAAATCAGGGTAGTCTTTTGGTTCGCAATATTCCCTTAAATTGCAG GCCCGAAGAGCTTCGTGTGCCGTTTGAACGGTTTGGAGTGGTGAGAGATGTGTATCTACCGAAGAACTATTATACAGG GGAACCACGTGGATTTGCGTTTGTGCAGTTTGTGGATCCGTATGACGCTGTAGAAGCCCAATATCACATGAACGAGCGTATGTTTGCTGGTAGGGAGATTTCCGTTGTTCTTGCTTCCGACACAAGAAAGAGGCCCGAGGAGATGCGTCGAAGAGCTAGGGTCAG GGGACCCTCAGGTCATGAAGGCCGGCGATCTTATCATG GTGGGCGATCTCGGTCGCGTTCTCGTTCTCGCTCCCCTCGTCGTCCTTCAGGTTCTAGAAGCCGTCATCGGTCAAG GTCCTATTCTCCTGCTCCTAAAAGAAGACGAGATTATTCTCCATCCCCGGTTAGAAGAGCTCCTCGATCACCGAGAGATTCTCGGGATTATGACGGTGCTGATGATCAGAATGGTGATAG GAGGATTCCACATGAATCTGATGGAGGAAACACGCGGTACAGGTCATCTCCTGGCGGAGCATCACGGTCGCCATCTGGATCTAGGTCAAGATCTGCGGATATAGCGTCACCGCGCGATAAGGGTTATACAAGCCCTAGTTGA